The Peptacetobacter hiranonis DNA window TTCATCTTACGTTTCATTTCTAACTGAAGTCTTGATGCTTCTGCGTATTCTTTATTATCAACAGCATTTCTAACTCTAGTAAATAAAGACTCTTTTGTAAGAGTATCTTTCATTAAATCGTATTTCATATCAGATATTGACTTCCATATAACTTCATCTATAGCATCAGTATTTTCTGGAGTGTGAAGTTTTTTAAGAGCTCTTATTCTAGTTATATTCTGCTCTATTAATCTTGTTTTTAATTTTTTCTGCCATTTATCTATAGCACCAACTTTGAATGACTGTATTACCGCATCTGTAAATACATTTCCCTGTTTTAAGCATTTTAATTTATATGAGAATTTTTCTATATTCTTCATATTTTCAAATACTGTAGCTGGAGGATTTCCAAATCTTTTTCTTCTTTCATCTTCACTATAGTATTCAAATATATCGTGCTCATCTCTATATGCTCTGTCTTTTTCTAGGTAAAATCCTTCTTCACCTGGCTGTTTAGATAATTCTTTTTCTAATTCTTTTGGACCAAATCCACTTTCTGCTGCAGCTCTTATACCTTCTATCATTGCCTGATATCCGGCTGCTATAACAAGGTATTTATTTGATAATGGGTTTGGAGATCTAAGCTCAAATCTCAATGTTTTAGGGTTTTTCATATCTCTTATTAAACCTACTAAAACTGATCTATTTCTTGAAGGCTGTTCATATGAGTGTCCTAAAGAAGTAACTATACATATAGGAGCTTCAAATCCAGGTACAAGTCTGTTGAATCCATCTATTGATGATGTTACAAATGGATTTATAACTTCATAATTATAAAGCATACCCATAAGTGCTCCATATCCAGCTATACTTAAATAATCGCTTTTCATATCTACTGGAGCAAATACATTCTGTCTTTTTCCGTTCTTTAATAATACACTTACACCAAAGTGAGTATGTCCACCATTTCCTGCAACACCATCTATTGGTTTAGCTTTAAAAGTAACTTCTAGTCCATGAGCAGTAAATACATCTTCTACAACATCTCTAACTAGTAGCTCGTTGTCAGCAGCCTGTAGTGGTGTTGAGAATTTCCATGATATTTCTAGCTGCTCCATAGCGTGATTAGTCTTACCTTCTATACTTATAGAGCTTGGTATACCACCAACTTCTTTATGAGCCATTTCTGGTTCTATTCCCATTTTTCCAAGTATTATTAACGACTCTTCTAAGCAAGTTCTTATAACACCATGAGTTCTCTTCCAGTACTGTTCTTTTAAGCTCTGAGAAATGTATAATTTTTCAAGATCTGCTTTATCTTCTGGAGTATTTACCCAGAATTCTAATTCAGTAGCCGCAGTAAGACCTATATCTTCTATTTCATCAGCTGATTCTATGCCTAAATTTTCTAGAACTTTTGGATATGTTTTAAATACATCCATTAAAGATTCTTTAAAGTATTTATCTGCTTTCTGAAGTATACCTCTTGAGCATACTTTTTTATTGTCATGTATTAAGAATGCTGGTATTTTTAAAGTTCCTACAGGTAATCCTGTTTCTTCATCTATAAATTCCATATTATAATCTACATACCATCTACAATCTCTGTCTGGCATAAGATCGACTTTTGCATTGTTTAAAGTAGCTATATTGTAAAGCTCAACACTCGAACCATCAGTCTGTACTGCTGATGCTAAGAAATCATCTATGTCATCAAGTAAGAATTTAACTGGTATTTTTTCATCAGTTGCATTTCCACCAAGGTCAACCCCCATTAACGATACAAATTTTATATTAGGATTTTCCTCAAGTATTCTTTTAATATCTTCCTTTGTATGTTCGTTTTTTTCAATTGTGTATAGTAGCTCTTTTCCCATATGACTTATCCCTCTTTTCCTAAAGTGTTTTTTGCATAAATTTATGTACTTTTTTTATTCTTACAAAAAAAATATTCGTGTTTTTTATTTTCTTATTATATAACATATACAGATTATCTGCAATGTTTTTTGATAATTCAACGTTTTCACATAATATATTTCTTTTCAATAAATATATTATATTTTTATATTTCCTATACAAATATTTTATTGATTTACTGATTTCGTTTTTTGTATTATACTATTTATATTAATTTCATTATTT harbors:
- a CDS encoding type I glutamate--ammonia ligase; the protein is MGKELLYTIEKNEHTKEDIKRILEENPNIKFVSLMGVDLGGNATDEKIPVKFLLDDIDDFLASAVQTDGSSVELYNIATLNNAKVDLMPDRDCRWYVDYNMEFIDEETGLPVGTLKIPAFLIHDNKKVCSRGILQKADKYFKESLMDVFKTYPKVLENLGIESADEIEDIGLTAATELEFWVNTPEDKADLEKLYISQSLKEQYWKRTHGVIRTCLEESLIILGKMGIEPEMAHKEVGGIPSSISIEGKTNHAMEQLEISWKFSTPLQAADNELLVRDVVEDVFTAHGLEVTFKAKPIDGVAGNGGHTHFGVSVLLKNGKRQNVFAPVDMKSDYLSIAGYGALMGMLYNYEVINPFVTSSIDGFNRLVPGFEAPICIVTSLGHSYEQPSRNRSVLVGLIRDMKNPKTLRFELRSPNPLSNKYLVIAAGYQAMIEGIRAAAESGFGPKELEKELSKQPGEEGFYLEKDRAYRDEHDIFEYYSEDERRKRFGNPPATVFENMKNIEKFSYKLKCLKQGNVFTDAVIQSFKVGAIDKWQKKLKTRLIEQNITRIRALKKLHTPENTDAIDEVIWKSISDMKYDLMKDTLTKESLFTRVRNAVDNKEYAEASRLQLEMKRKMNDIEQLYLKYKKNIY